A segment of the Sphingomonas kaistensis genome:
ACAGCGCGATGAAATCGCCGATCGCCTCGTGGAAGCCGTCATTGGCGCCGTTGAGGTACAGGTACGGCTGCTTGTTGTAGGCGCGCTGGTAGTAGTTGTGTCCAAGCTCGTGGTGAATGGTGACGAAATCGTCGCCGTTGACCTTCGTGCACATCTTGATGCGCAGGTCGTCCTTGTTGTCGAGATCCCAGGCCGACGCGTGGCAGATCACCTCGCGGCCTTCCGGACGCACGATCTGGCTGCGTTGCCAGAAGGTTTCGGGCAGCGGCGCGAGGCCGAGCGAGGTGTAGAAGCCCTCGCCGATCTTCACCATGTCGGTGGGGGTCTTCTTCTTCGCCTTGAGGAGATCGGTGATGTCATAGCCGACGTCGCCGGCGCCCTTGGGCGCGACCACGTCGTAGATGTTGCCCCATTCCTGAGCCCACATGTTGCCGAGGAGATCGGCGCGGATCGGGCCGTTCTTGGGCTGCACGCTGTTGCCATATTTGGCGTTCAGCCGATCACGGGTATAGCAGTGAAGCTGGTTGTAGAGCGGCGTCAGCTCGCCCCACAGCCGGTCGTACATGGCCGAGAATTCTTCCGGACTCATGTCATATTGCGACCGCCACATCGCGCCGCTGTCGGCATAACCGAGTTCCTTGGCGCCCGCGTTCGCGATCTCGACCATGCGGGTATAATCGGTGCGCATCGGGCGGCCGACATTGGTGTGCCAGCTGGTCCACACTTCGGCGGTCTTGGCGGGATTGCGCAGCTCGCCCATCGCTTCCTCGGCGACATCGCCGGTGATGGTCTTGCCGTCGAGCGTGGCGCGGCCCTTGCCGTAGGTCGAGGACAGGCGGGTCGAGATGGTATTCAGTTCGGCCGCGGCGCCCCCGGTCGAAGGCGCTGCGAGCACCAGCGCGCCGCGCAGGATGTTGAGCTTGCGGGCGGTGTCGGGGTCGAGGCCCTGCACCTTCGAGAATTCGGCCGCTTCCTTGGCGTAGGCGACGCCCTTTTCGGTGCCGATGGTGCCGAAGTAAGCGGCAAGCGCGTCGGTGTCGTCGGTGATGTGGGTCGCGTTCACCCAGGCCGCGCGCGACGAGATGGTCGAAAGGTCGAACAGGTCCTTCTCGACGGCCGCGATGAACTGCCGGG
Coding sequences within it:
- a CDS encoding M2 family metallopeptidase; amino-acid sequence: MKLAASVSLFALALGACATTGRNLPLEAEADRLEQAADAATPATAAARTPEGARQFIAAVEKDLFDLSTISSRAAWVNATHITDDTDALAAYFGTIGTEKGVAYAKEAAEFSKVQGLDPDTARKLNILRGALVLAAPSTGGAAAELNTISTRLSSTYGKGRATLDGKTITGDVAEEAMGELRNPAKTAEVWTSWHTNVGRPMRTDYTRMVEIANAGAKELGYADSGAMWRSQYDMSPEEFSAMYDRLWGELTPLYNQLHCYTRDRLNAKYGNSVQPKNGPIRADLLGNMWAQEWGNIYDVVAPKGAGDVGYDITDLLKAKKKTPTDMVKIGEGFYTSLGLAPLPETFWQRSQIVRPEGREVICHASAWDLDNKDDLRIKMCTKVNGDDFVTIHHELGHNYYQRAYNKQPYLYLNGANDGFHEAIGDFIALSVTPEYLVQIGLLDRAKVPDASKDTGLLLRQAMDKVAFLPFGLMVDKWRWGVFDGSISPQQYEAGWNQLRLQYQGITPPTQRSEADFDPGAKYHIPASTPYARYFLARILQFQFYKAACDMSGWKGPLHRCSFYGNKQVGQRLNAMLEMGASKPWPDALEAFTGTREMSGKPMLEYFAPLQRWLEEQNKGKTCGWQA